ATAAGAAATTAATTATAAAATTTCTCTTTGTCCTTTTGCATCAGGTTCACTTAAAATACCTGTTTGTGAAAGTTGCTCTATGATATTTGCTGCGCGGTTGTAACCTATTTTCAAACGTCTTTGCAAATAAGAAATACTAGTTTTTCTATCTTCTAAGATTACAGCCTTTGCTTCTTCATAAAGTTCATCTAAATCTCCATCATCAAATTCACTTCTTTTATAAGATCCATCTTGACTATCATCTTTTAAAAAGCTCTCATCATATTCTACTACTTGTTGAGCTTTTAAAAACTCCACAATATTTTCTATTTCATTTTCACTTGCAAAAGGTGCATGCAAACGCACTAAACCACTCATACCAGGAGGAGTAAATAAACAATCTCCACGCCCTAGTAAGCTTTCAGCACCCATAGAATCTAAAATAACCTTAGAATCTATCTTTTGCCCTACTTTATAAGAAATTCTACTTGGTAAATTTGCTTTTACAACCCCAGTAACAACATCTACTGAAGGGCGTTGTGTGGCTACTATTAAGTGAATTCCACTTGCTCTTGCCATCTGAGCTAAACGACCTATATAAAATTCTACATCCTTACCCGCAGTCATCATTAAATCAGCCAACTCATCAATAATCACTACAATAAATGGTAAGATTTCACCACCTTGTTCTTTGATTTTTTCATTGTAATTTTCTATATTTTTAGTTTTTGCTTCAGCCATCAAACGATATCTGCGTTCCATTTCAGCTACCATATTCGATAAAGCATTTACCGCCTTTTTAGGATCAGTAATTACCGGAGTAAGCAAATGTGGTATATCATTATAAATACTAAATTCAAGCATTTTAGGATCTATCATCATAAGTCTTAAGGTTTTTGGTGAATTTCTATAAAGCAAAGATAGAAGCATAGAATTAATTCCCACACTTTTACCACTTCCTGTAGTTCCTGCTATTAAAAGATGAGGAAGCTTTTTAAGATCTGTGATGAAAGGATCGCCTACTATATCTTTACCCAAAGCTATAGTTAAAGGTGAGCTAGAATTTTTAAATACCTCACTTTCTAAAATTTCTCTTAAGTAAATTGTATCAATTTTTTCATTTGGCACTTCAATCCCTACTACATCTTTACCTGGAATTGGAGCTTGAATTCTTATAGTTTGAGCTTTTAAAGCCATAGCTAAATCATCTTGTAAAGATAAAATTTTACTCACTTTAACATCTGCTGCTGGACGAAATTCAAAAGTAGTTACAACAGGACCTGTATAGGTTCTAACTACATCACCACCTATTTTAAAACGTCTTAATTTTTCCAATAAATCATAAATTTTTCTATCAATCTCTTCTTCATTTATCTCACTTTTACCTTCTTTTGGCATGGTTAAAAAATCTAAAGGTGGTAAAGAAAAATCTTTTGGTTTTTCAAAATTTCCAAAGTCAAGATCTTTCAATAAAGCTTTATTTTCACTCACTTCATTAGCGATAGAATGGTGTGTTTTATTATCTACTGCTTCCACTATAGACTCTTGAGCAATTTCAAATGGAACTTTTTTTTCTTTGACTTCATTTTGCACTTCTTCTACCACAAAAGGACTTTCATAATTTTTTTTACTTCTTAGCTCTTCTATACTAACAGGTTTAGTAAAATCATCTTCATTAAAATCTAGCTCTTTTACTTCATTTTGCGGGATAAAATCCTCATCTTTAAAATCTTTCACCCCTAAAAAGCTAGTTTTATTTTGAATTTTTTTAAATTCAGCTTCTTTTTGCGCCTCTATGGCGTTTAATTCTTCAATTTTTTTAAAATCCTCATTAAGCTCTTCCAAAATTTTTTCTTTTTGTAAAATTTTATATTCTTCTAGCAATTTAGCTTTTTGTAACATTTGCTCACGCTCTTTAAGCTCTTTGGCAAATAAAGAATTTTCTTCTATCACTTCTTCTTTATTTTCATTTAAGTCCATATTACGTCTTTTATAGCTTGGTTCATCTAAATTTTTACTTTTTAAAGTTTGAGTATAAATATCTTCACTATTGTTTTTATATTTTGACAAATACTCTTCAGGGGTCATTTCATCTTCCTTTGTATTTATTTGACTAGCTTTTTGAGCAAAACTTGCGATAGGCTCTGAAAGCTCATGAATATAACTTGAGCTTAATTTTTTATCCTCTTCACTAATTATCACTTCTTCTAATTCTTGATTTCTTAAATCTTTAAGATTAAATTTTTTATTTTCTTGAGTCTCTTGTTTTGATAGATCTTCCTTTTTAACGGGCTCTTCTTTTTTCTCTTTGATTAAAAGTTCTTGTTTAAGTTTTTCTTGCTCTTCTTTGGTTTCATTTTCATACTTATCGCCACCAAAAAATCCAAAAATTTTATTTTTAACCAAAGTTTCAAGTTTTAAATAAAAATCAAAATCAAGTTCTATTTTAAATACTTCTTTGATAAATTCTGGAAAAGAAATGATAAAAGCAAACGATAAAAGCAAAATTACTAAAACCAAGCTACCTATTTTACCAAAAAGTCCATCTAAAATCACAAACATAGTAGAAGCTATATAGCCTTTATCTTGTAAAAATTCTGAAGAAAAAATAAGTGAAGCAAAAATGCAAGCAAAAATAGCTATACTGAATCTACGTTCGATAAGTTCAAAATTATAGTTATTTTTATATAAAAGATAATTAAACCAAAAAAAGGCAAAAGGATAAATTTTAGTCAATACCCCAAATAGAAAATAACTAAGCTTTGCTAAAGAATACCCTATAATACCTACTAAAGTTTGATCAGGTATTAAAGCACTCAAACAAAAATAAAAAATTAAAATATTTAAAATAACAAAAATAGCTTCTTTTTTTATAACATATCCTTTATAAAGAAAAAAGCTATTATATCAAAAAAATTATAAGTAGTTTAATAAACTAATTTGAGAAATTTTAGAAGTAGCTGAAAGCATCGCTTGATAAGAAACCATAGTTTGCATAAATTGCATATAAGTTTGCCCATAATCAGCATCAGTAACGCCACTCTTAATGGTAGCAACATTAACATTTAAAAATGTCATTCTTTTATTTGTTTCTTCTATATTATTAGTATAAGCTCCTATGGTTGTATGAATTTTTCTTACATGATCTTGTAGATGATCAATTCTTTCTAAAGCACCTTGTAAACCTGTATTTCTAGGATCACTCCCTTCAGAATCTGCTCTCATGTTTCCACTTAAAACAGCATCTATCATTTCATCTAAATCTTTAATTAGATCAACATTAGGATCGTCAATAGTTAAAGAATTATTTGCACTAAATACAAAACCAGAACCATTATTTACTTGACCCCCAGTCGCAGGAAAACCTGCATTTGAATTAGAATCTTTAATAGTTAATCCAATATTAGTATTGGTTGAAAATTTATCTGTAATGTGAATACGACCTTTATAGTCCATATTGACTTCAACAAAATCTTTAGAATTTGAGATATTTTGCTGGATAGTTTGAAAATCATTATTGCCAATTGTGCCATTTGGATTTGCATTAATAGTTGTTGTTGGTATATTATCACTTGCAAACATACCTATAATATCATTTAATTGTCCATAGGTAATATCCTCAGGTTTTGTTTGCATACCAACTGCATTGCCTGTGTTTTCATTATACTGAGAATGCGTGATAGGAAAACTTATTGTTTGACCATTTTGATCAAGATAACTCACTGTTGAATTTCCTAGATTAATAGTAACATTATAAGTTTGACCACTCTTAGAGGTAATATCCATTTGAAGCACTTGTCCTGCCATACTTCCATTAGCATTAGCGATTACTTCGCTTAATTTGGTACTATCAGTAGCATATTCGCTTGTCCCTCTAATGATTTGCGATACATTTCCAAATACAGAATTACCATCTTTTTCAAAAGCTACATCAAAGTCTTTTCCATCAGTTTTATTTCCATTGATATTGCTTTTAATAAAGTCTGTTTGGTGTATATTTAATTGAAAATCTTGACCATTAATTTGCACCGTAACTGGACTTTGCACCTGATTTAAATCACCATTAGGAACAGCTTGTTGCATAATCTCATTAGTAAGTCTATCTTGATCCCATCCAGCTGCTTCAGCTGCTTCTTGTAGTTCTTGAATTTGAGTTCTATCTGTTGCTTGCGGAGTCAAAGCAATTGCATGAAAATCTAAAGAACTATTACCTTCTTTTAAATTTTTAATCTCTATTTGACCACTATCATTGATCGTAACATCCACTACTTTATTAGTATCAGTATTTCCATAAAGCTGACCTATATTTTCTAAAACATCACCTATTTTATCTTCAGGACCTATATTTAAAGTAGCTTTAAAACTTGTACCATCAGGTCTAACACCTTGAATATACATCGAAGAACTTGGAAAAGGTAGTTTACTACCCGCATAATCAAAATCTTTATCAGGATCAAGACCTCCACCTTGAACATAGTTTTGTCCTATTAAATATGAAAATTTATCCTCTTCATCTAAAAAGTCTTTTTTGCTAGGGTCTTTATTTACATCAAATCTGTTATCGATTAAAGAAACATTGGATGAAATTATTTTACTAATATCAGAATCAGGTTTAAAAAATAAATCCCATCCAGGTATATTATAAGGAATTTGGGTTCCAGCACCACTTACTACAAAAATATTATCCTTATTACCATAATAGTTTCCATATTTATCGAAAGGCTTTGTAGCTGCATTAGAACCTGCAAATAAATATTGTCCATTAATACTAGTGTTTGCAATATTTACAATAGAATCTTTTATAAGTTCAAGCTCCTTTGCGATAGCCTCTCTAGAAGTTTGAGAATTTCCATCACTAGCGGCTTTTGTTAAAAGTGTTTTAAATTTTTCTAAGAGTTCTGTAATATTTTTCAAAGCAGTATCAGTATTTTTTGCCATTTCCATAGCAGATTGAGTTCCTTGGATGACCTGACCTATATTAGCTAATTCATATTCCAATCTTGAGCCATTAATATAGGTATTAGCATTCTCCCAAGAATGTTGGATAAGCTGACCAGTTTGTAATTGTAAATTATACTTATTAAGCAAAGACTGACCATCTGTATAATTTTGTATAGAAGTGTAGTAACTATACTGATTACTAATTCTCATAATTTTACTCCACAAATAATTTTTTAAGTATATACAAGCAAAAAAAGTTCCAATTTTTAAAGATATTTTAATTTTTATATAAATATTTTATATTTTTTTAATTTTTTTTTAGTATAATTTCATATTCTATAATTTTTAATTTAAAATCTTAAAAAGCCCGAGTGGTGAAACTGGTAGACGCGCCAGACTCAAAATCTGGTAAGGGCAACCTTGTGTCGGTTCGAGTCCGACCTCGGGCACCATTTGTTTTTTACTCCCAAGTGTTTTTTAAAGAGTTTTTATTTTCATTAACAAATCACACCTGCTAAATCCACCATTTACTTACTTCAATCTCACATTCATAATCATATTAGATAAAAAGATACTATCTTTATCAAAGCTTTTTGAGTTATATTCTAGTTTTAAGTTTCTTTTTTGTATATCTTGCATTAAAGTTGAAAGATTGTATAAACTTAAACTTTCTAATATATTTATAAGTTCTATCTTACTTAAAGTATTAAAATCATTTAACAAGCTAAGATAATTACTTATAATAGAAGAAGAATTGATATTATTAAATACGATTTTATTTTTTATATCTTCTTTAATAAAAAATTGATTATTTTTTATATAAAAATAATCTTTAAGATGATGATTACTTAATATTTGATTATAAAAACTTAAAAGGCTTTCTTTACTATTTAAGTCTATAAAATTTAAAAATATATTTTCTTTTAATAATACTTCTTGTAATTCTTTTAAGTTTTTAAAAGCTTGATTTATACTAGAAGTATTTTTTAAAGCATAAATGATATTATCATCTTTAGAAATTTTTCTATTTATATTATATTGCAATAAAGGATTTTTATAAAGTGTATCACTATTGATTAAGATATTGATACGAAAAGATTCTTTACTTTTATTAGTTGATTAAAGCAAAGATATAATATCTTTTATAACTTGTAAAATATTATTTGCTACTTCACCATAACCCCAAGTAAAGATAATATGATTATCATCTATATTTTGTAGCACCAAATAATAAAGAAGGTGCAAAAATTAAAGCACTAAGGAATAAAATGTAAAATCTTTTCATCAGTTGTATTAAAGAAGTTAAAGAGTTTGTTTGGTATAATTATATTAAGGGTGCAACGCCAAAGGGGCGCAACCCTTTAGCGTTAATTTACCACCCAGAAGGGAGGTGAGCTTAATGCTAATAAAAATTATCCTTATAATTATACTCTTAACGCTTTGCTATGTCAAGGCTTATTGAGTATCCCCTGCTTTTGCAGGGTTTAGGATAATCCCTTTGGCTAACCAAACAAACTTTTAACTAAACTCTATCTCCTTTCTATAATTTTATTTTTCTTTTTAATTAGTAGGTTTTCTTGTTAAATTCTCAAGATTGCTTTCAATCTTTTCTTGTATTTTTATAGAATCAGATTGTATTTTATCTACTTCAATATTTCCAACAATTATTTTACTTATTAAGTTTTGCTAGCTTTTTTCATCTTCTTTACAAGGTACAAGACCTATAAATACTTTATCTTTATCACAGTAACAACCACCAGTTAAGCCAAAAATTTATCTTTAGAGCGGCATCTATTATCTTTTTTATTAAAGATAAAAATTTGTCCTCCGCAAGAACCATCATCTTCCCAACCATTATTATTTTCATCATTAATACCAACTTGAGCATCATCTTCGATATAGCTAGTACCTTCTATGCAAGGAAACGGGGAGTATTGATACTTATTATCTGTTATTTCTTCATTAAATGGACATACCTTCCTACTTTTAACACAATTGCTTGCAGGTTGATATTGAAGCATTACAAGTATCATTAAAACCATCATTGTTAGAATCTATCGCTAGATCATCTAAGCTTTTAGGGTGGCAATTTCAATAAACGATATATTATTACAACATATGCCACAGATAATAATCATCATAGTTTTATACCTTTAGATGCAAATATACAAATAGAACATGTATTGCCTATAAAATACAAAGAATATAATTGGGATGAAATATTTACAGAAGATGAAAGAGAAAATTGGACTAATGCGTTAGCAAATTTAACATTAATATCTATGAGAAAAAATGTTCAAGCGTTAAATTATGATTTTGCTAGAAAAAAAAGAAATTTATGCAAACAAAGATAAGATTTTAACTTGTTATACAATAACTCAAGATATAATATATAATTATAATGAGTGGAACACAAATTCTCTTGAAAAAAGAAAGAAAGAATTAATAGAAAAAATTTCAAATATATTATCAATTTAAGCTATGATAATCATAGCTTAAATTGATATTTAACCTTTACATTTTTGAGAAATTTCTTCAAAAGTCTCTTTAGAAATCACAAAACCTGTATGATAAAGCAAGCAACTACCCACATCTAATACTTTTAAAACTAATTTTTTATTATTAGCGTCTTTTGGATTATGTTTAGAATTTGCTAAAGAATAAATCTCATAAACCATATCTTTACTAAGTTTGTTAATATCAAGTTCTATGATATTTTCTTCAAATTTCATAGGCTCTTGGGTAAATTCTTCTTTGTTTTCTTTTTTTACAAAGCTTTTCTTCTTACTAAAAGATTTTAGCTCATTTTCTTTTGCTTCTTCTAGGGTATAAATTTCATTTAAACTAAAGCTTAAGTCATTGTCATTGTTTTTATATCTTAGTAAAAAAGCAAAGGCTTCATCTTTGCTTTCTTTAAAAAGTGCTTCAACTTTTTCTACTTGAGCTTCAAAGATGATCATATCAAAAGTAGAGTAAAAGTCTAAAACCACAGCCTTAGCATATCTTTTACCACTTTTACTCATCATTGATTTAAAATCTTCAATCTTTCCTACAACCAAAAGCTCACCCTCGCCTTTGAGTGTTTCAAAATCCATACTTTTAAAATACTCTATGCCTTCTATTTGACTTGCAAATTTATCCAAAGGATGGCCTGATACATAAATTCCTAAGATTTCTTTTTCATAGCCTAATTTTTCCATTAGTTCAAATTCTACTTTGCTATCATGAAGCCCTACTTTAATATCTGCAGCTATTTCCTCTTCTCCAAAAAGAGAAGCAGTAGAGTTTCTTTTAACTTCAGCGATTTTTCTACTTGTTTCTGAAATAAGCTCAAGATTATCCACTAAACATTTTCTAGTATAACCAAACTCATCAAAAGCACCTGATTTAGCTAAATTTTCTATGGTTTTTTTATTAATCTTAGTAGGATCAATCGAACTTATAAAATCATCAAAATCACTAAAGCCCTCTTCCTTGCGAATTGCCATGATATTTTCTATCGCAGGAATTCCCACACTCTTAATCGCTCCAAGCCCATAAATAATAGCTTCAGAACCATCTTCAAGCTTAGTTGCACTAAATTCTCTTTGAGCTTTGTTAATGCTTGGTGGTAACAGCTTGATATTCATTCTTTTCATCTCTTCAATATATTTTGCGACCTTATCTACATTGCTTTCTTCGCTTGTTAAAAGTGCAGCCATAAATTCACTTGGATAATAAGTTTTTAAATACGCTGTTTGAAAGGTTATAAGTGCATAGGCAGCTGAGTGAGATTTGTTAAAACCATATTCGGCAAATTTCAAAATAAGCTCAAACAAATCATCAGCCTTTTTCTCATCATAGCCTTGTTTTTTAGCTCCTTCTAAATACTCTGCTTTGAGATTATCTAAGATTTCTCTTTTTTTCTTACCCATAGCACGACGCACATTATCAGCTCCGCCCAAAGAAAAACCACCAATTTTTTGCACTATTTGCATAACCTGCTCTTGATAAACTATAACCCCATAAGTATTTTCAAGTATAGGTTTTAAATCTTCAAATGCATAAGTAGCAGCCTTTCTACCATGCTTGATATCGATAAAATCATCCACCATTCCACTATCAAGTGGTCCTGGTCTATATAAAGCTAAAACCGCTATTAAATCCTCAAATCTTTCAGGCTTTAACCTAGCATTTAAACTTTGCATACCGCCTGATTCTATTTGGAAAATGCCCAAGGTATTACCACTTTGTATGGTTTTATAAACCTTAGGATCATTCATATCAATCTTTTCCCAAATTACATCTTTACCATAGCGCTTTTTCACTAGCTTAATCGCATTATCAATCACCGTAAGGGTTTTTAAACCCAAAAAGTCAAATTTGATTAAATCCACATCTTCAAGATATTCTTTAGAATACTGCGTTACCAAATGACACTCATCATTTTTGCTTTGTCTAAAAAGTGGAGCTTTATTCCATAAAGCTTCATTAGATATCACAACCCCTGCTGCGTGCATACCTGCATTTCTATTTAAACCTTCTAATGCTTTAGCAAAATCCCAAACTTGACGTCCTTTTGGATGAGAATTTACAAATTCAGCAATTTTTGGTTCTTGCTCATAGGCTTTTTCTAAAGTGATTTTTAGCTCTTCAGGAACTAATTTTGCCAAAGCATCCGCATCAGGTATACTCATATCACAAACCCTAGCCACATCACGGATTACTCCCTTTGCTAAAAGCTTACCAAAAGTAATAACTTGTGCAACCTTTTCAGCTCCATATTTATCAATAACATAATCAATCACTTCCCCTCTTCTATCTTGACAAAAATCCACGTCAATATCGGGCATTGATACACGCTCAGGATTTAAAAATCTCTCAAAAAGAAGATTATAAGGTATAGGATCTAAATCTGTAATTTTCAAACAATACGAAACTAAACTCCCCGCTGCACTCCCACGCCCTGGGCCAACTGGTATATCTTTTTCCTTAGCTGCGGCGATAAAATCATGAACGATAAGCATATAACCTGAAAATTTCATATTTTTAATAATACTAATTTCTAAATCAAGCCTATCTTTATACTCTTGATGCTTACTCTCATCGATAAATTGAAGTCTTTCTTCTAAACCCTTTTTACAAAGATACTCAAAAACTATATCATCATTATCAAAGCTAAATTCTTGATCTTCTTGACTTAAGCTTAAGCCATATTTTTTCGCATATTCACGGGTAAATTTAAAATTTGGTGGCGTTGGATCACCTAGTTTTAATTCTAAATTACATTTATTAGCTATTTCTTGAGTATTTTCAATGGCTTCAGGAATATCAGCAAAAAGTTCGCTCATTTGCTCTGGTGTCTTTACATAAAACTCATGAACCTCATGTCTTAAACGCCCAGGATCATCAAGTTTAACCCCCATAGCTATACACATAAATACTTCATGTGCAGCTGCTCTTTCTTTAAAAGTATAGTGTGTATCATTAGTTGCAATAATTTTTATATCAAGCTCTTTAGCAAGTTTAATAATAGAATCATCGATAAATTTTTGATCATCAATACCATGACGCATAATCTCAAGGTAAAAATCATCTCCAAAAACCTTTTTATACCAAAGCGCAGCTTCTTTTGCACCTTCATAGCCTTTTGCACCAAATTTTAAATTTCTTTCATTTTTGGTATTTAAATGCCAATTAACCTCACCTTGCAAACACGCAGAAGAACAAATCAAACCCTCACTATGTGCTTCTAAAAGCTTTTTGTTAATCCTTGGGTAATAATACAAACCATGTATATAGCTTTGCGAGCTTAAATACATCAAATTTTTATAGCCAATTTCATTTTTAGCAAACAAACAAATATGAAAGCGTTGTCTTGAGCTTTTATCACTTAAATCATCGTGATTATGTAAATATGCTTCAAGCCCTATGATAGGTTTAATCCCCTCAGCCCTCATTGTTTTGTAAAAATCAATAGCACCAAACATATTTCCATGATCAGTCATAGCAACACTTGTTGCACCTTGCGCTTTTAGCGTTTTAGCAAGCTCTTTGAGTTTATTTGCTCCATCAAGTAAAGAATATTCTGTGTGTAAATGTAAATGTGTAAATTGGCTCATATTTTCCCTTGTATTTTTTTATTATTATAAAAAAAAACCTTAAATTTAAAACTTACAAGCATAAAAAATGTATAATAGCTTACTTTCAAAAAAGGAGTAAAAAATGGAAGTAAAAATTTATTATTGTAATCTTTGAAATTACAAACCACAAGCTGCAAGGGTTGCAGAAGAAATACAAAATGAATTCAAAGATGTGCAAATTTCTACCATAGAAAAAGGTGGTGGTCATTTTATAGTAGAAGTAGATGGCAAAATCATTTACTCTAAAAAAGACTTGTTTAACTGCGAAGTAGATAGATTTCCTCATGAGGGTGAAATCACCAAGCTTATGAAACAAATGTAAGCTAAACCCTCATTAGCGAGGGTTTATTTTGTCAAAGGAACAAGCATACCTTCATAAAGTTTTTGATAAATTTCTTCTGAGCATAAATGCTTAGCAAGCTCTAAACCAAATAAAATAGCCGTAGCAGGCCCAGCTGCTGTGATGACATTTTCATTTACCACAACTGCTTTATTTACTCTTACACCTTCAATACCTACTTCACAACCAGGATAGCAAGAAAACTCTCCATTAATTACCCCTGCTTTTGCCAATACCATAGGTGAAGCACAAATAGCCGCTACGATTTTTTTCTTAGCATGTAAATCTTGTATGATTTTTATGATAGCTTGATTGTTTTTTAAATTCATCATACCTTCAAATCCACCTGCCAAAGCAATTGCGTCTAAATTTTCTTGATCAACACTAGCTAAACTTATATCAGCCTTTATGCAAATTCCATTAGCTCCTTGTACTAAAAGCTCATCATCTAGCGAAGCAATAATAACTTCTAAATTTCCACTAGCCTCCCCTGCTCTTTTTAAAACATCAGCTATACCTATAAACTCAGCTTCTTCAAAACCTTTTGCCAAAGGCACTAAAACTTTTTTCATTTTTCCTCCTTTTAGTCAATAAATCTTTTATTTAATTCATGAAAATACTCTATGCGTCTATCGCGTAAAAATGGCCACCATCTGCGCACATTTTCACATCTTTGCATATCAATTTCAATGATTTTACAAAGCTCTTGTTTATCATCGGCTCTAAAAAGCTCTTCGCCTTGAGCCCCAAAAACAAAAGAATTCCCCCAAAATCTTATGCCATCTTCCACACCGCTTTCATCTTTTTCAAAACCCACTCTATTAATAGCTACTACAGGTAAGCCATTAGCTATAGCATGGCCTCTTTGCACACCTATCCAAGCTTCAAGTTGTCTTTGTTTTTCTTCTTTTTCATCCTTATCAAACCAACCTATAGCAGTAGGGTAAATCAAAATTTGAGCTCCTTTTAAAGCCATTAACCTAGCAGCTTCAGGATACCATTGATCCCAACATATTAAAACCCCAAGCTTTCCAACGCTTGTTTGTATAGGTTCAAAACCCAAATCACCCGGGGTAAAATAAAATTTTTCATAAAAGCAAGGATCATCAGGTATATGCATTTTGCGGTATTTACCTGCTATGGAGCCATCTTTTTCAAATACCACACTAGTATTATGATAAAGTCCTGCACTTCTTTTTTCAAATAAAGAAGTTACCAAAACAACTTTATTTTCTTTAGCTACATTAGACCAAAATTTAACATCTTCTTCATAATCATTTGCCAAATCAAAAAAGTTTGTATTTTCACTTTGACAAAAATACTGCGTTTGATGAAGCTCTTGCAAGCATACAAGCTCAGCCTTTTCCTTTGCTGCTTGTTTGATAAATTCACATGTTTTTTCTATAGTTTTTTCTTTATTTTGTTTAAATTCTTGCTGTATGAGTGCTAATTTCATTTTTACTCCTTTCTTCTTCTGAATCATCATAAGGGTCTAAGTGTATATGGATATTCCAAAAATCATCTTTAAAATACTCCCTTATACTATCTTCAATCTCGTCACCGATTTTATGAGCTTTTAAAAGTGATATTGTAGGTTCAAAAACTAAATGCACACTAACATAAAGTATATCAGGGCTTTTTCTAGTTTTTAAATGATGAAAGCTTTTGACTTCTTTATTTGCGCTTATAATTTGTTTAATCACTTCAACTTGCTCTTTATCAATTGCCACATCTAATAAAATTTTAGAACTTTCTTTTATGATTTTAAAAGCTGAAAAAATCGTATATAAACTTATAGCTATACCAAATAAACCATCAATAAAATGATAATTTGTAAAAGCTATAATCACAAGTGCTAAAAGCGTTAGAGCATTAGTTAAA
This genomic stretch from Campylobacter lari subsp. concheus harbors:
- the flgL gene encoding flagellar hook-associated protein FlgL yields the protein MRISNQYSYYTSIQNYTDGQSLLNKYNLQLQTGQLIQHSWENANTYINGSRLEYELANIGQVIQGTQSAMEMAKNTDTALKNITELLEKFKTLLTKAASDGNSQTSREAIAKELELIKDSIVNIANTSINGQYLFAGSNAATKPFDKYGNYYGNKDNIFVVSGAGTQIPYNIPGWDLFFKPDSDISKIISSNVSLIDNRFDVNKDPSKKDFLDEEDKFSYLIGQNYVQGGGLDPDKDFDYAGSKLPFPSSSMYIQGVRPDGTSFKATLNIGPEDKIGDVLENIGQLYGNTDTNKVVDVTINDSGQIEIKNLKEGNSSLDFHAIALTPQATDRTQIQELQEAAEAAGWDQDRLTNEIMQQAVPNGDLNQVQSPVTVQINGQDFQLNIHQTDFIKSNINGNKTDGKDFDVAFEKDGNSVFGNVSQIIRGTSEYATDSTKLSEVIANANGSMAGQVLQMDITSKSGQTYNVTINLGNSTVSYLDQNGQTISFPITHSQYNENTGNAVGMQTKPEDITYGQLNDIIGMFASDNIPTTTINANPNGTIGNNDFQTIQQNISNSKDFVEVNMDYKGRIHITDKFSTNTNIGLTIKDSNSNAGFPATGGQVNNGSGFVFSANNSLTIDDPNVDLIKDLDEMIDAVLSGNMRADSEGSDPRNTGLQGALERIDHLQDHVRKIHTTIGAYTNNIEETNKRMTFLNVNVATIKSGVTDADYGQTYMQFMQTMVSYQAMLSATSKISQISLLNYL
- a CDS encoding SelT/SelW/SelH family (seleno)protein, whose translation is MEVKIYYCNLUNYKPQAARVAEEIQNEFKDVQISTIEKGGGHFIVEVDGKIIYSKKDLFNCEVDRFPHEGEITKLMKQM
- a CDS encoding HNH endonuclease family protein, which translates into the protein MTTYATDNNHHSFIPLDANIQIEHVLPIKYKEYNWDEIFTEDERENWTNALANLTLISMRKNVQALNYDFARKKRNLCKQR
- a CDS encoding DJ-1 family glyoxalase III, whose protein sequence is MKKVLVPLAKGFEEAEFIGIADVLKRAGEASGNLEVIIASLDDELLVQGANGICIKADISLASVDQENLDAIALAGGFEGMMNLKNNQAIIKIIQDLHAKKKIVAAICASPMVLAKAGVINGEFSCYPGCEVGIEGVRVNKAVVVNENVITAAGPATAILFGLELAKHLCSEEIYQKLYEGMLVPLTK
- the dnaE gene encoding DNA polymerase III subunit alpha; translation: MSQFTHLHLHTEYSLLDGANKLKELAKTLKAQGATSVAMTDHGNMFGAIDFYKTMRAEGIKPIIGLEAYLHNHDDLSDKSSRQRFHICLFAKNEIGYKNLMYLSSQSYIHGLYYYPRINKKLLEAHSEGLICSSACLQGEVNWHLNTKNERNLKFGAKGYEGAKEAALWYKKVFGDDFYLEIMRHGIDDQKFIDDSIIKLAKELDIKIIATNDTHYTFKERAAAHEVFMCIAMGVKLDDPGRLRHEVHEFYVKTPEQMSELFADIPEAIENTQEIANKCNLELKLGDPTPPNFKFTREYAKKYGLSLSQEDQEFSFDNDDIVFEYLCKKGLEERLQFIDESKHQEYKDRLDLEISIIKNMKFSGYMLIVHDFIAAAKEKDIPVGPGRGSAAGSLVSYCLKITDLDPIPYNLLFERFLNPERVSMPDIDVDFCQDRRGEVIDYVIDKYGAEKVAQVITFGKLLAKGVIRDVARVCDMSIPDADALAKLVPEELKITLEKAYEQEPKIAEFVNSHPKGRQVWDFAKALEGLNRNAGMHAAGVVISNEALWNKAPLFRQSKNDECHLVTQYSKEYLEDVDLIKFDFLGLKTLTVIDNAIKLVKKRYGKDVIWEKIDMNDPKVYKTIQSGNTLGIFQIESGGMQSLNARLKPERFEDLIAVLALYRPGPLDSGMVDDFIDIKHGRKAATYAFEDLKPILENTYGVIVYQEQVMQIVQKIGGFSLGGADNVRRAMGKKKREILDNLKAEYLEGAKKQGYDEKKADDLFELILKFAEYGFNKSHSAAYALITFQTAYLKTYYPSEFMAALLTSEESNVDKVAKYIEEMKRMNIKLLPPSINKAQREFSATKLEDGSEAIIYGLGAIKSVGIPAIENIMAIRKEEGFSDFDDFISSIDPTKINKKTIENLAKSGAFDEFGYTRKCLVDNLELISETSRKIAEVKRNSTASLFGEEEIAADIKVGLHDSKVEFELMEKLGYEKEILGIYVSGHPLDKFASQIEGIEYFKSMDFETLKGEGELLVVGKIEDFKSMMSKSGKRYAKAVVLDFYSTFDMIIFEAQVEKVEALFKESKDEAFAFLLRYKNNDNDLSFSLNEIYTLEEAKENELKSFSKKKSFVKKENKEEFTQEPMKFEENIIELDINKLSKDMVYEIYSLANSKHNPKDANNKKLVLKVLDVGSCLLYHTGFVISKETFEEISQKCKG